The sequence cgtattgctgccataattttttgaaacctcagtaaacgtcgtttatgAATTtaatccaactgtttattactagcagccaattgcgcaattaaattagctattccttctccttttcTTTTAGTCATATcgtgaataataattaaacagaccaaaatattccaccaaagcaatttctataaagaaaaacctttcaaaacagtCTTGGCAACTTATTGTCAATTTTTGAGGAATATGCCATATGTAAACGGGTTGATGAATTTTGTGGACTGCAGCAAGCATAATCAAGAAAAAGATCGAAACACGTAAAGCTAAATACACACCAGGCAACCGTTGCAGCAACACGGTCATGTTAAAGCAACCGTTGCCTCGTGTGTagctgttttgattgattttcgTGTGCTGCAACCGTTGCctgaaatatcaaataaatttgatttttgggaTAGGTTGCTGCAACCGATGCTTCGTGTGTATcattgtttactgcttttactcGTTCAGTTCGTTGAAAACAAGCGAAGAAGAAAGTTCGTGCggagtaaaataaagtaaaaaaggaaaaaatggcaattgaaaataatgaaaattatgttCATTTTAttaacgaatataaaaatttgagagaGCTGTGGGATATATGTAAgtagtgaaaaatataaaaataaaaattttagaaaaaaagcctacgagcaattaaaaaatgaatacaataaaattgataaaaatgctACAGTGAATacggtaaaaaacaaaatcaaaaacatgcGCACTGATTACAGTcgcgagttaaaaaaaaaaattcaaagtgaaAAAGTGGTGCTGGCCTTGATGACCTGTATGAACCGAATTTATGGTATTTTGAAGCCCttgattttttaagagatttAGAGATGCCCGAGCCTGGAATCAGTACAGTAATAAATTCAGACGATGACAATGCTTCAAGGgtaagtatatttattttaagttatatTGAAAATTGTTATTGGCCTTgatttgattattaatttttgatttttcttgttGAGCTCGAAGccaagtataaataaaaaacaggaCGGCGtctgaattttggtttttattttcgaCGACATTTCGATCTCCGCCTGAGATCATCATCAGATCGAAGTAGCGacgaaaataaaaaccaaaataccgACGCCGtcctgttttttatttatacttggCCTCAAGCTCaacaagaaaaatcaaaaatttaattaaaactgtCAGTTATAATAGCATGCAGCGAGCCACTGGAAAAAGTATGTTTTCTAACTTTACATTCCTATTAATCTTTCAGAGTCCTATGCCAAGTACGAAGAAACCTAGAAGCTcacaaaattgtgagaggaaCGAGCTATTACGAAAAGCTACCAGGCATATTGAAAATTTGGCACAAAAAGAAGAAAGCGACGAAGCCGATACTTACGCAAAGGCCTGGGCGTGCTCATATCGCAAATTATTAGTGGAACAAAAGCTATTTGCGAAAAAGGCTTGcgacgaaatttttattttgggacAGCTGGAGAAATTGACATTGGATTCTGTGCAGACCCAAACGTCCACATACCTACCTCGACATGCTATTTATAAGCCAATATCGCAAACAATATCAATGAGCGATGTTTCAAACAGTGCGTCTGTTTCTCAATCGACTCCAATCCAGTTCAGCTCATCGTCTTCTCCACAAATCATTCATGTAGGAGATGCTGATGAAGCAAATAGAGTGCAGTATTCGTCATTTCAAGACCTACTCTCAGTTGTAGacttcaattgaattaataaaatttaattacttttttattccttttattttttcagtatttaaggggttatacgcagttatgaagcaaataaaagacgggttgtcaaggatttatcctgaagaaacttcagaatattttaatttgaaaatttttggcggttataaaagcatccttcaagaacgtaaaaaaattttttatttatgaaaatgttgattatagagcgcgctgcaggccatttctggaacctcctttaaaaaaagacgatttacggtgtacatcgtaactcaggattggattatctgaaatcaaaaaaccaaacaaattttgttaatatattagattatctagtaattaatcgttcggctaatcaaaatagtggattttcaaaaaatggcagcttttaaaagaaattatttcgatttttacgttaaaatttggccgtaaattgattaaaaaatggaaaataagtatcagatttacaaaaggaacgattaattactagaaaatgtatctttaaagattgagttaaaacggttgaccgatcaaacaagccgttttcgagatatcgtgtacaccgacttgaaaaatgccgttttgaaaaaaacacgtttaaagtttcaatacctaccttaaaacgtgccgaggcatctctacatatttaggtataactccgaaagtattgcttagatctacttcaaatttcgtgcgtatacttttgaatatatgtacattacaaaaattcaataaaaaaaaatctatttttttgaaagtcataactgcgtataaccccttaagtaactAAGCAAAACAAatctttgaataaaaatatgagaaaacaATCCTGAATTTCTTTATGAACCTTGTAAAGCATAGATGGTTTGGCATAAATTGGTTCGTACTGTTTTTGCTTCAGATGTTGAATTCCTACCAAAAGTTGGCTCCAAATTTAGTACTGGAATTTCGCTAATATCTTCTGCGCCATTGTAAGCGGAAtcaatttctttctttatgaaATTGTGTAAGGAGCAACAACTTAATACTATTTTGCTTGCTTTTTCGGGCGAAAGAGCTATGGTAGTATTCATTACTCGAAACCTTGCTGCCAATATTCCAAATGCATTTTCCTCTTTTACCCTTGGCGAACTGAgcattttagtaaataaattcTGTGAGGGCGATAAGGCGCTGTGTGCATAAGGCTTCATTATGTTTGGACGAAGAGCAAAGGCGTCAtccgacacaaaaaaaaaaaaaaaatggagtcGGTGCTTCACCAATTACTGGGCTTAAGCTTGGTAAGTTTAGTTGGCCTCtatcgaattttttaaaaaaattagtgttATTAAAGACACCACCATCTGAAATTCTACCATTTGTACCAATGTCCACCATCATAAATTCGGAGTTGCTATTAACAATCGCCATCAGTACAATGCTGAATGTTTTCTTGTAGTTAAAATAATTAGAACCAGAATGCGGTGGCCTTTTTATTCTAACGTGCTTTCCATTCAGAGCTCCGAAACAATGCGGAAACTtgctttttcacaaaatttggcAGCTGCAACCAACCATTCAGCGGAAGTTTTCGGtagctaaaaatatttgtattacctTAAGATATGTAATGTTAAAAGAATTAGCTGACAAACCTTAATGTAGTCCCTTAAAACTTCGTTGATGGCATCGCATGTCTCAATGACAATATTTCCAATAGCTTGTGGAGATACCGCCGTCGAAAATTTCAAGTCCGCAAAAGAGTTTCCTGTTGCAAGATACCGCAAAGTTATTGCCAGTCTAATTTCTGCTGAAATTGCCTCTCTCATTATGGTATCTTGTTTCGTTATTTTGGCCTTAACGAAGTCCAACAATTTTCTAAACAGGGCTTTGTCCATCCTCATGTAATTTTTATAGTCCGCTGGCTCATTTTCCTTCAGTTCTTTTAGCAGCCTCTCGTtcgaaaattcgatttttttaaaagccaatttTTGGACGAAATTTTCTTTCTCTTCTTTTGTTGCATCTCTTCTTCCTCATTTTCGTACAAAAGCTCGTCAATTATAATAAGAGAAGTAATTTTACGTATTTCGtcgatcatttaaaaaatttaattttacatatctTCCGCTTGTACCTTTCCTGCACCACAGTTATACACAATACTGAGATTGAAGCAACGGTCGCAACGTGTTTCTTAAACAAAGGCAACACGTTGCTTCAACGGTTGCCTCGTGTATATCTAGCTTAACATTAGGGAGTGGTGAAATTTGGTAATATAAAATCAAAGCTGATAAGATTTAACCTGGAGCCAAAAGCGTCTGTTACGTCTGAATACGCGCCATTTCGCTTTTATGATGGACGATATCGAACCTTTTGTAATTGCTTATTTATTATCAAAcccgaaggaaagaaaaacatacatacagagTTGGCAGTATTGCATCACGTGAGCGATGCGCACCTACCCTACAGCTGCGATGGAGGTAATGctcaacgttctctctgtgaattgcgaatggtagtcgcgcaccgactcattcggctacggcggccgccttaaaGGCATATGTGCAGGAAATACCGCCCCAAAACAAAGCGATATGTGCCGATGGATAGTTTCCAGAATTTTTCAGGCGGAAGTGCCTGTCATCTGGCTATGTGCAGATATCAACTTAGACAGAAACCTGCGGAATGAGCGAATTGGCATTTTGAGCCACGGCCAGGCGACTCTAAAGGCGTTTTTATTCTTTGAAGTTAAGTCCTCATTAGTTTTATAATtcgcagaatttaaaaaaaaaaatcttcggcttgtctgaaaattatttttaaaggaaAGTTCATAAGCCTCTCTTCTTAAAATATTGAGAAATATgagatattttataaaaatattcacaagtacatatagggttattcaataggtgcgcttcaacttttttccgatagggagggcgaacgacgcaatattttttatgtttcgcttgtcatttgtaaacttcattagtatacatttcatcatggaacgctacacacttgagcaacgattgcaaatcgtgcaaattttttatgaaaataatcgttctgttgctgctactttaagagcattacggccattttacggtccatttaacaagccgtcccgttttggggttatgtgaagtcattggtctacagtaacaagccggcgacgatttgtgagctcagagccaatattgaacgcgaaattgctggaatttcggccgatttatgcaaaagagtggtcgaaaattgggttcaacgattggacttcgtaaaacgtgcacacggtggtcatgcaaaagaaatcgaatttcatacttaaatgtatatgttcaaactcgataataaaaaaaaaaattagttaaaaaagtcaaaccgtttgtgttttattcaaaaaagttcaaaagttgaagcgctcttactgaaaaccccattATAAACTCTTCGAAATATAATACTTTCTTTTTTCCGAGTAAATCTTTCAGACGTTAATGATATCTTCAGAGGTACTGGAAGTTGCAGTTGCTTCATTAGCTGGAACTCCTCCTTAGAAGACATCTTGGTCTTTCACAGTTATTAAGCAGTTTAGAAATCTCCTCAacataatactttttttcacaGTATCTGTTTTTGCTtccattattaaaatttaacattttctgGTTTCAATAACGTTTGCTAGTTTTGCTTTGGTGAACCTTTCGTTTCGGTTTGACAGCAAAATTCGATAAAATCCAGATGCTAATTAGGGAAGATAACGATTTGTTCGTAATTCGCAAGGTAATTGAGACTGTATTACTTACAAATGCGGTAACTCGCTATTAAAACTTTATATGGTGACAGTCGGGAAGTGAATTACGAATGAAAGAGGGAACTAGGAATGGGGGAGAAAATTGCTGTCGTGGgaacatatcgatggttttcgagaaaagtgacataattcaaaagtacaaaatactgagttgggtcagttttctagataagtgacgcgccaattcgatcacctgacaaaacgacatTTACACCAtttgcttcaagattcgcttatgacgcttttccagataaaaatatataaactctgtagtgatttttgcttttaacggcaaaattccgaatttgagttaattttgagttgtgtctcttttctcgaaaaccatcgatatctTCAGATAGTTGGAATCGAGGAAAAGTTCCGATAATCGTAAAAGCGAATCGTATGTGCGCGGTCGGTCTAAATCGAACAGCTCGTAAAGTACCACCTATTGAAAACATTGGTGACAGCACTGCTTtaccattaaaaaatttaggaaagtACTTTTGGGAGCAACCTTATATGAAAATCAagtttgtgtgtgtttatttaaattttaaagtgtaTTTGCCACTTCGTTGGACTGATATATATAAGTTGTTGCAAGGATAATTTGAGGTGAAAGGTAATTTGTTTAGAATGCACTATGAAGAGCTTGATGCTTTGGATCCGCGTAATGCCACTTATACGAGCCGAATAGAGACACCTCCTCCTCACAAAGTTGCTGTTCTGATTTTAGTGCAGCAGTATCTCAAAGTAAAAAACGCCGCTACCGACGCAGGAATCGCCTTTCCTTTGCAGGCCCGGCGAAATTTTTGTATGGTACTACTAAAATTGATACAGTACCCCGATATGACCTACAATGACTTGTACAATTTACTTACTTCTCCacgatataaaataaatgtctTGCATTTGGAAAGTTTCGAAAAAGCTATGTCCAATATTTTTACTCTCGGCATTGCAACGCTCTGTGACTTTGCTGAGCGCCAGAATTGGGATAATCTTCTATCAGAAGAATTGGGTGTCAGTCAATTTAGTATTGTGGGGCTATATATTCGACGTGTGTGTGTTATTCTGGAACGCTTGTCTTTTCCGGAAATTATGGCTCTGTATAAGAATATTTGCTTATACTATGAAAAAGGTTAGGCGAAGCAAACATATAcctctttattttataaaacattaaTAACGGATTGATTACAGGAGTACGTTCACTGGCGATTGGGCCGCGAAGAATAGGGGCAACCGCGTCCAATGCTCAGGATAATGTATTTCAGCGCCCTCTTGGACGAAATGCGGACGATCCTGGAAACACATTAGAGGGATCTGCATTAGACACAGATACCGTGCACCAAGATCGAAACCTCCACAGTAAATGGAGTCCAAAACAGGCGGATCTTTTCGTAACTCAACAATGTAAATTGCTAGAGAACAACGAGCTTCGTGCGCTGCCGCCTATAGagcttcaaaataaattaactgAAATAATACAGGACAACCCGCTCAATTCGCAAGCGTACTTTTTGGGTTACATGAATCAATTAAGGTTACGAGATTATTACGGTGCTATGGATGCCCTGCATCGTGCCTTCGATCGAGGCCCTATGCAGATGATGACTcaatgtgaacaaaaggttagttttaaaaaattccaaatgaaAATTCTAACACTAAGTTCTTTCCTTACAGGGTTTTCAGTACTTTAGTGTCAACTTAGCAGTATTGCATGCTTGCTTCGACCATCGTCGCGAGGCATTAAACGCCCTAAAGGAATGCATTATGTTGGCACAAGAATGTGGCGATAAACGTTGTTTAGATTTAGCAAATTCGTGGTACTGCTTACTTAATAGCAACAAGATCGACCCCTTTGAAAAAAGTCTGCCCGACATTCAAGATCCTGGTCTGGTACAATCTTTATCGTTAGCAATCCAATATGTTGTGAAATTTGGTGTGCAGTGTGGGTATTTGCCTTTGGATCTCTTCGAATTGCTACTCAAGAGTGACGAACTGAATAACAAGAACTCCATCCTAGAGCATGCGTCCAATTCACTAGCCTTAAGATCTGCGCTTTGGTGTCTCTATGGACGTCACGAAATTTCATCGTTGTATGCTCAGTTGCTCCttcaattgaagaaaacatGGGCCTTTGGCGATATCGGTAATTCAGAGAGTGTTAGTAAAGTACTCGCTAGCTTAGCATTGTGGTTGAATGTCCAAGGAGAACTTCAAATGAGCGCTGTGGTGCAAAATCACGCCCGTAGCCGTTTTCCGCGTTACCCAAACGCAAACAATTGGATGATTAGCGAATATCACATCGTcatacaacaatgtatttatCGGTGCCGCTGGCAGGAAGCAATCAAAGCATGTAGTCAAATGTTTCTGCTGGATAAAAATGCGGGGCATCTACAACTTGCATCTGTGTTAATCGCTAAACGATATTTCAATACAGCACGACGTGTTATTCATCTACTTTATAATTGTAACTTGGATGTTTTGACGCAAGTGCGTGTTTTGGTGCTTCAAGCGTACACAACGATTTGCGAAGATCGGGTATCGTCTGAAACAGCGGAGTTCCTTATTCGGGCTTCCGTTCTGGCAACATCGGCTTATATGGAATATGAGCAAGCAGTTATCGACATGGTTCTGGCACAAGTTCTTCTTAAAATGAGAATGCCGAAAAAAGCTTTTCAAGCTGCTAAAAACTgcatggaaaaaatttatgagAACGGCGGCATTTATGATCGCGCcaaaatggattttttatttgtacgcTGCATGGTAGCAGCCAGTGAAAATGAGGAGCGCAAAATGATAAATGTTATGAAAGGGATAAGCATATTGGAACGAGCTATatcttgttttaaaaaattagaagctCACGCTAAAGTACttgatatatttgtttatttagcaaaaacctTTCATGAACTTAAAAAACCGCAGCAGCGCAACAAATatgcatcaaaatttaaacactATTACTCGGAGTACCCCATAGCAAGGGAGTACCTTGGAATGGTTTTTTAGACATTTAGGcgttgttttgttaaattaaaaatttgtaatattgtTCATAAGTGTAACTTGTGATGGAAATCATTGTGTAAAACCTACATGTGTAagtattagttaaaaaaaaagaatatgtcGTGCCCTTGGAAGATGGGTATACTTTACCGAAAAGTGCTTAATTTATGtgggccaaggactgtcactcagTAGCGTTTCCCAGAAATGTATTTAGAAATTTGTTCATGCTGTCGCAGCAAGaataaaaaatccattttgAACTAGATTAAAAGGAATTTGAAAACTATTGCGCGGGCCGCGCTCCCTTGAACTTGACTTGGCAGTTAGTAAACGACTTGGCGATAGAAATCTGTCCCATTAAGTAGCCATATTTATCTTCAAACCAGCTCATCTACGACTTCTTTCCTTTTACTTCTTGAAAACGTCAACTATCAAAATCTACCGGTTTAGGCAGGGAACATGGTGTGTCTTCTAAGCTGAGGTAGCCAGCAAAGAAGCCTTACTTGTATAACTACTATCAGGAAGATAAAGATTTACTGAGACACCCAAGCAGTAATTAGAGCCGTGAGCTAGGTAAATTGGTGCTAATTATTGGTTttagaaatatcaaaaatttactGTTGCCCAATATAAGACTTGAAAACTAATCATAAACTTTTCACCTTAATCAGAGACAAAGCACCACCGAAATAATGGTACAATTATGTTCTGGATTTTGTATCAGATTAAAATTCCACTTATCTAAGAACTACTCCGTCATGCTCAACATATATTCATGCAATGTCTTGCTTAACACTAGCCATTTCTTCATTCGTTTCGTAAAGCCAACTTATCTAACATCCCTCCCCTTTTGGGACAATCCACAAGTATGGAGATGGTTCCGGCGACTGTGATGGACAATCCCATCCAGACCGCACTTGGTAAGCTGCCTACAAGAAAGTTCTAttatgatatatgtacatacatatgcacgtagcAATAGTTAAaggaaaatagtttatttttattgctgtcTCGTATAAATAATGGACGCGTGTTTTGTTAACAACTACTATTTTTTATCAGGCGAGTtttcttcatcttcatttgtttttaattgttctttatttttctcCGGTTCTTTAGCTTTAGCAGTTTCCATAGTTGTGCCAGCCGGCAATTCTTTCTCCAATGCCTTAACGAACTCCTTTAAATTTCCTGCATATGCAGCAGCAACGGCATCTGATGTTAATTCAAACTGTGAGACCACGGGCCCTAGTTGTGCCGATTGAAGTGCATTCGAAAACAACGAAAGTGCTTGCTGAAACTGTGGCGATGCGATTGTATCTTTGATCTgctgttttctattttcatcgGCATCTTCACTTTCAGGTAGGTGAACCGATAGCAATTTTGCGCGATCTGGATCTGAAATTAATTGATTAATAGCCTCCGAACCAGTTATGGCAGTCGATAAATCAACATTCAGTGAACGGCTTGCAGATGATGCTGTATTGAAAGAATGAAACATTGAAAACTATAGTTTATATTTAAActaatttatctaaaacttaCCAGGTAACGTATTTACATTGGAAGCTGTAGCTCCAGCAGAACTTCTATTGTTGCCCTTCACTTTGGGTGCAGAAGGAGTCTTAGGTGCCGTATTAGATTCTGGTGTGAGTAAATTGCTTGCCGTAGTATTACTGGCGTTGCGTGCCGTACCGCGCGAACTGCTTTCCGTACGACtaaagatatataatatatattaatatcgaTAATACCAAACCCATAAATTCATTTCATTACTTCATTGAACCCAATAGAGATGTTAATCCTCCCATTTGCCCAACACCTCCGAACAATTGCATTAGTTGCTGTTGTGACATGTTGTTCAACATGTACTGTAAATCACCATTGTCACTATTATTACGTTGTTGCGAAGGGGgattattcattagttcgtttACGCGACGGCATAGTTCTTCGTCTTTTTCAATTTTGGGTTCTTGCATCCAAAAAAACATACGACGTGACGATGACTTAAATTTTAACACATATACACGTCCCGTCTTGCATTGATCAACTCGTTTAAATTCAAAGTCGTCAGGGAAAACTATCAAATCATCCTCaacctacaaaatttaaatcaagTAATTTAATGAATGCAAaagattttgatttttaccCACCTTTCCTGTGGTACGATCTTTCCAGCAGAAATGCATTAATCCATCTTCGCTCTGCGTAAGATATACCAAGCCTTTTCGAGCATCTGGATGTACCATCTTACCTATCATGTTCATACGCCCAGCTCGAAATTCTACCAAATTGGAACTGTTGCTTGTATTACCTCCACCAATACCACTTTGACggccaaacatttttctttattttgaactgaAATTTTTGCGATTTAGAAAGATAATTAGCCAATCAAATTTATCAATTTacctttaaaatgaaaaaaatatataggcaAAGTAAATTTGTAAGTTTTCCAAGTTCTCACGAATGACGAGCAGATTTTAATTGTCAAAAGCAATTGTCAAAATATATGTTCTCTGATTATGATTTCTTAGCCGGTAATGCAGTTTaaactcaaattaaaattttgcatttttacgtaCAAGTTGCACGCACGActtctcaataaaaaattggataaCAAGAACCGTCTTCAAACTTAAaaggtttgtatatacatatatatgcatagttttttatttgattggaAGAAGGGGACTCTTGAAAAACGTTgtacttttaattatttcgaGGGATCAGTcttaattattttgcttattatataaagtattttctcatttttgtcaGTTTTCTTCCAACGATTATATTTGTCGTCCCGTAAGCAGATTTTATGAGCCACGTATGACTCCCATGGCAGCTGGTTATACTTTACTGAAGCAGCCCGGATGTatgtatatccggccaaggattatCACTCCAACAGTactcccatacatgtacggggtatatgctgctacaacatcaacaacaccaAGCCAAACTTCACTTGTCCCACAGCCTCCTTCCTCTTTAGCCCATATGATTGCTTCAGATTTTGGCAGAATCTGTTTACGGTGGCTTAGGGTTACCTTTCTGGACTGTACACTGTGTTCTTATGCGGTACTCGATGATATTTTATAAAGTGAATCAGCATGAAAGTTACGCCAGTTAATACTGTATTCACCCGCAAAATTGAGAGAATAATTGGCAAATCTACAGTAACAACCTCGCAAACTACCTTTCCGGAAATCGTAACTCTCTCTTCTGTAGCTGTCAGGAGCTTGTAGCCAACCAATGGATCCACATTACCGTTAACAAAGTCTGAGCGCATGATCGAGTTCGTTGCTCCCATGTCTAGGGTACGCACTTAGGACCAATCATTTGCAGTTCCTTACCGTCAAGTTATTGTTTGTCGGGCATTCAGTTGTGAGAATCAGTTCACGCTCCTTAGAGCTGGTCTGCGTGGTAGATGATAATTGCTTGCTATATGTTCAGTCTTGCTGCAGTTATAAAACTTTATATTCGAGCTTCTGGGTCATGTAAACTGAGAAAATAACTCTCTCCTTTCCATTGAAGTAGGTTCGTCAACTTCAACCAGATAGACTGGCTTACTTTTGTGTCAATGAAAAGGACAATTTTAGTAACCGTTCCGTTTCGTGTACAAATCTCGTATACCTCTTATAAATGCCTTTATCTATTCAGCAAAGTATGTATGTCTTCTGTGATTTTAACTGTGATATACATACGTGTATACTGCATTTCCACATTTGTGAAACCTGCGATGAAATTTCCGATGATATTTGCGACgacatttttgatattatgGTCATCATCACATTCATGCCCACACCTGTTGATGGTCCTGGATTCCCTGCCCTCTCTTCCTCTTTGGTTGATGACTTCTCAGCTTCCAGCTGGATCACATATTCGTCTATACTGACGTTCTCTGCCTCCATAACCTCGTGTAGCCGGTCTTTGAACTCTGCTTTATTTCCTGAAGTTGAAAAGCCTCACTGTTCCAACTTCTTCTTAATTAGGAAATTGCCATCTTATGATAACACAAG is a genomic window of Anastrepha ludens isolate Willacy chromosome 6, idAnaLude1.1, whole genome shotgun sequence containing:
- the LOC128867927 gene encoding uncharacterized protein LOC128867927, giving the protein MPEPGISTVINSDDDNASRSPMPSTKKPRSSQNCERNELLRKATRHIENLAQKEESDEADTYAKAWACSYRKLLVEQKLFAKKACDEIFILGQLEKLTLDSVQTQTSTYLPRHAIYKPISQTISMSDVSNSASVSQSTPIQFSSSSSPQIIHVGDADEANRVQYSSFQDLLSVVDFN
- the LOC128866505 gene encoding anaphase-promoting complex subunit 5, with protein sequence MHYEELDALDPRNATYTSRIETPPPHKVAVLILVQQYLKVKNAATDAGIAFPLQARRNFCMVLLKLIQYPDMTYNDLYNLLTSPRYKINVLHLESFEKAMSNIFTLGIATLCDFAERQNWDNLLSEELGVSQFSIVGLYIRRVCVILERLSFPEIMALYKNICLYYEKGVRSLAIGPRRIGATASNAQDNVFQRPLGRNADDPGNTLEGSALDTDTVHQDRNLHSKWSPKQADLFVTQQCKLLENNELRALPPIELQNKLTEIIQDNPLNSQAYFLGYMNQLRLRDYYGAMDALHRAFDRGPMQMMTQCEQKGFQYFSVNLAVLHACFDHRREALNALKECIMLAQECGDKRCLDLANSWYCLLNSNKIDPFEKSLPDIQDPGLVQSLSLAIQYVVKFGVQCGYLPLDLFELLLKSDELNNKNSILEHASNSLALRSALWCLYGRHEISSLYAQLLLQLKKTWAFGDIGNSESVSKVLASLALWLNVQGELQMSAVVQNHARSRFPRYPNANNWMISEYHIVIQQCIYRCRWQEAIKACSQMFLLDKNAGHLQLASVLIAKRYFNTARRVIHLLYNCNLDVLTQVRVLVLQAYTTICEDRVSSETAEFLIRASVLATSAYMEYEQAVIDMVLAQVLLKMRMPKKAFQAAKNCMEKIYENGGIYDRAKMDFLFVRCMVAASENEERKMINVMKGISILERAISCFKKLEAHAKVLDIFVYLAKTFHELKKPQQRNKYASKFKHYYSEYPIAREYLGMVF
- the LOC128866506 gene encoding proteasomal ubiquitin receptor ADRM1 homolog produces the protein MFGRQSGIGGGNTSNSSNLVEFRAGRMNMIGKMVHPDARKGLVYLTQSEDGLMHFCWKDRTTGKVEDDLIVFPDDFEFKRVDQCKTGRVYVLKFKSSSRRMFFWMQEPKIEKDEELCRRVNELMNNPPSQQRNNSDNGDLQYMLNNMSQQQLMQLFGGVGQMGGLTSLLGSMNRTESSSRGTARNASNTTASNLLTPESNTAPKTPSAPKVKGNNRSSAGATASNVNTLPASSASRSLNVDLSTAITGSEAINQLISDPDRAKLLSVHLPESEDADENRKQQIKDTIASPQFQQALSLFSNALQSAQLGPVVSQFELTSDAVAAAYAGNLKEFVKALEKELPAGTTMETAKAKEPEKNKEQLKTNEDEENSPDKK